In Methanosphaera sp. ISO3-F5, a genomic segment contains:
- the nikR gene encoding nickel-responsive transcriptional regulator NikR — MRISMSLPNKLLNEFDDVLRDRGYQSRSKGIRDALKDYILRYQWMNEMEGERVGVLAVIYDHHYVGVMESMTDIQHDYREQINASLHIHMNDKYCLEVIIVKGDIIHIRDLTERIMRLKGVEHVKLTSAGTGELDKVTED; from the coding sequence ATGCGCATAAGCATGTCATTACCAAATAAACTTCTTAATGAATTCGACGATGTATTAAGAGACAGAGGATACCAATCACGTTCAAAAGGTATCAGAGATGCACTAAAAGACTACATACTCAGATACCAATGGATGAATGAAATGGAAGGAGAACGAGTAGGAGTATTAGCTGTAATCTACGATCATCATTACGTAGGCGTAATGGAATCAATGACAGACATCCAACACGACTACAGAGAACAAATTAACGCAAGTTTACACATTCACATGAATGACAAATACTGTCTAGAAGTAATCATAGTTAAAGGAGATATAATACATATCAGAGATTTAACAGAAAGAATTATGAGACTAAAAGGAGTCGAACATGTGAAACTAACCAGTGCAGGAACTGGTGAACTAGATAAAGTAACAGAAGACTAA
- a CDS encoding 50S ribosomal protein L11 methyltransferase: MTYYDDLTKDEKRVTIFKEAIKQNAHGLTYDLGTGSGILAGIASKYADKVYAYEINPLTIKHYTKANLQQYNNITIIETDASTHKFTEKPDVVICEMLDTALIDEEQVPVTNNIQKYTKKDTIHIPHSTYDTIMIGQTNITNITYQENNKPNFKEYSEETKYNETIFREKNNTHIQKEITLTSKKTGTINTIKLTTYTRVTEQLITGPTPMLNPPLLIPTKEKKVKKGEKIKIQLKYIMGGGLNTIQTDIQ; encoded by the coding sequence ATGACATATTATGATGATTTAACAAAAGACGAAAAAAGAGTCACTATTTTTAAAGAAGCAATAAAACAAAATGCACACGGACTAACATACGACCTAGGAACAGGCTCCGGAATACTAGCAGGCATAGCATCAAAATATGCCGACAAAGTATACGCATACGAAATAAACCCACTAACAATAAAACACTACACAAAAGCAAACCTACAACAATACAACAACATAACAATAATAGAAACCGATGCAAGCACACATAAATTCACAGAAAAACCTGACGTAGTAATATGTGAAATGCTAGACACAGCACTAATAGACGAAGAACAAGTACCAGTAACCAACAACATACAAAAATACACAAAAAAAGACACAATACACATACCCCATTCAACATACGATACAATCATGATAGGACAAACAAACATAACCAACATCACATATCAAGAAAACAACAAACCCAACTTCAAAGAATACTCAGAAGAAACAAAATATAACGAAACAATATTCCGAGAAAAAAACAACACACACATACAAAAAGAAATAACACTAACATCCAAAAAAACAGGAACAATAAACACAATAAAACTAACCACATACACCAGAGTAACAGAACAATTAATAACAGGACCAACGCCAATGTTAAATCCGCCTTTACTCATACCAACAAAAGAAAAAAAGGTAAAAAAAGGAGAAAAAATAAAAATACAACTAAAATACATAATGGGTGGTGGACTAAATACAATCCAAACAGATATACAATGA
- the hycI gene encoding hydrogenase maturation peptidase HycI, translated as MFTIGNTMRGDDGLGPLLSEQVYNKLVEITDKNTDNVYLLNTESTPENHTIEIRNLKPSHIIIIDAVEFEAKPGEMLLINKEQIDTFNISTHSMPISFIINYIEETIGSKIITIGIQPKQMELINTISEEVKESVEELTNIIVELV; from the coding sequence ATATTCACAATAGGAAACACAATGAGGGGAGATGATGGACTAGGACCATTACTATCAGAACAAGTATACAACAAACTAGTCGAAATAACAGACAAAAACACAGACAACGTATACCTATTAAACACAGAATCAACACCAGAAAACCATACAATAGAAATAAGAAACCTAAAACCATCACACATAATAATAATAGATGCAGTAGAATTTGAAGCAAAACCCGGAGAAATGCTACTAATAAACAAGGAACAAATAGATACCTTCAACATATCAACACACTCCATGCCAATATCATTCATAATAAACTACATAGAAGAAACAATAGGAAGCAAAATAATCACAATAGGAATACAACCAAAACAAATGGAACTAATAAACACAATATCCGAAGAAGTAAAAGAAAGTGTAGAAGAATTAACTAATATCATAGTAGAACTAGTCTAG
- a CDS encoding ATP-grasp domain-containing protein, with product MKILFIGSRLFDDAAWYAKKHEIETIITESNEKAMNLDLADKKYIVPRGMEEPINIAIKEDVDAVIPLIGIDPPLTDVGLMKEKLEKENNIPVIAASSNTAQLAANKYDTKQMLTKNNIKTPKFKKLEKPYQIQDLENELPIVLKTPDGQGGVGVKIALNTEDIQDFIKDKNNIFTEKFVQGTEISIETLRWKEQTIALAPVYKGDTTLEGTHPLSKIKQAPLNISGIDNQQHNQAIRDLAEKLADMVKVEGTMDIDILHDARNNENYVIELNTRPSGTRYMTAATTNIYPICQLIDMACGTWSPENVKKEMKSYYATELPVGDFPENRQTPKIKQFSGENSYIVHGPKHYQRVTIRANSKENLNNLTYELVPDYARENNIKFI from the coding sequence ATGAAAATATTATTTATAGGATCAAGATTATTTGATGATGCAGCATGGTATGCAAAAAAACATGAAATAGAAACAATCATCACAGAATCCAACGAAAAAGCTATGAACTTAGACCTTGCAGACAAAAAATACATAGTCCCAAGAGGCATGGAAGAACCAATAAACATAGCAATAAAAGAAGATGTTGACGCAGTAATACCATTAATAGGAATAGACCCACCACTAACAGATGTCGGACTAATGAAAGAAAAACTAGAAAAAGAAAACAACATACCAGTAATAGCAGCATCATCAAACACAGCACAACTAGCAGCCAACAAATACGATACAAAACAAATGTTAACCAAAAATAATATAAAAACACCTAAATTCAAAAAACTAGAAAAACCATACCAGATCCAAGACTTAGAAAATGAATTGCCAATAGTACTTAAAACCCCCGACGGACAAGGAGGAGTCGGAGTAAAAATAGCATTAAACACTGAAGACATTCAAGACTTCATAAAAGATAAAAACAACATCTTCACAGAAAAATTTGTTCAAGGAACAGAAATATCCATAGAAACACTCAGATGGAAAGAACAAACAATAGCACTAGCCCCAGTATACAAGGGAGATACAACACTAGAAGGCACACACCCATTATCCAAGATAAAACAAGCACCACTAAATATCAGTGGAATAGATAACCAACAGCATAACCAAGCAATAAGAGACTTAGCAGAAAAACTTGCAGACATGGTAAAAGTAGAAGGAACAATGGACATAGACATATTACATGATGCCAGAAACAATGAAAACTATGTAATAGAACTAAACACCAGACCAAGTGGAACAAGATACATGACAGCAGCAACAACAAACATCTACCCAATCTGCCAACTAATAGACATGGCATGTGGAACATGGTCTCCAGAAAATGTAAAAAAAGAAATGAAAAGTTACTATGCCACAGAATTGCCAGTAGGAGACTTCCCCGAAAACAGGCAAACACCAAAAATAAAACAATTCAGTGGAGAAAATTCATACATCGTTCATGGCCCAAAACACTACCAAAGGGTAACAATCAGGGCAAACAGCAAAGAAAACTTAAATAACCTAACATATGAATTAGTCCCGGATTATGCGAGAGAAAACAATATAAAATTCATTTAA
- a CDS encoding phospho-N-acetylmuramoyl-pentapeptide-transferase, producing the protein MISQMDILIFILTIIVTALFTAAVRRELLKADIRDNPIISEHRQKSGTPTMGGFGILLGISLMALVTFTWHAVSYLHITVFMMIAAGIFGMFDDLLGFKVKEYQKVVKNTGDNPVQLGLLTLQPGEEARVASPKAKKDYEQIVEKEHKLELIDEIPIKTETSETEKIITQFILACFLVVPGVLSTNILGIEIGVLMIPLAILAIIGSINAVNLIDGMDGLAAGIIAIASVASALFAGATTGSVASLPFVVIAGASVGFLVLNHYPAKIFMGDTGSYALGTGYMVAALLGNTLIFSVIALAVPIISVIISLLHRAHIITLPVEPLHHTLNYHGMSEQKIILLYWGVTLIVSVIALFLFGII; encoded by the coding sequence ATGATTAGTCAAATGGACATACTAATCTTCATATTAACAATTATAGTAACAGCACTATTCACAGCAGCTGTACGGCGAGAATTGTTAAAAGCAGATATTAGGGACAATCCAATCATCTCTGAACATAGACAAAAGAGTGGAACACCAACAATGGGCGGTTTTGGGATACTGCTAGGTATATCCCTAATGGCTTTAGTAACATTCACATGGCATGCAGTAAGTTATCTTCACATAACAGTATTTATGATGATAGCTGCAGGAATATTTGGAATGTTTGATGATTTACTAGGATTTAAAGTAAAAGAATATCAGAAAGTTGTAAAAAATACTGGTGACAATCCAGTCCAACTGGGATTATTAACATTACAACCAGGTGAAGAAGCAAGAGTAGCATCACCTAAAGCTAAAAAAGATTATGAACAAATTGTTGAAAAAGAACATAAACTAGAACTAATTGATGAAATACCAATAAAAACAGAAACATCAGAAACAGAGAAAATAATCACACAATTCATATTAGCATGTTTCCTAGTCGTACCAGGAGTATTATCAACTAACATACTTGGAATAGAAATCGGAGTATTGATGATACCATTAGCAATCCTTGCAATCATAGGATCAATAAATGCAGTAAACCTAATTGATGGTATGGATGGACTAGCTGCAGGAATTATTGCAATCGCATCCGTGGCTTCAGCATTATTTGCTGGTGCAACAACAGGTTCTGTAGCATCATTACCATTTGTTGTAATAGCAGGTGCTAGTGTAGGATTTTTGGTATTAAATCATTATCCTGCAAAAATATTCATGGGAGATACAGGATCATACGCATTAGGTACAGGGTACATGGTAGCAGCATTACTTGGAAATACATTAATATTTTCAGTAATAGCTTTGGCAGTTCCAATAATATCAGTCATAATAAGTCTCTTACACAGAGCACATATTATCACACTACCTGTAGAACCATTACATCATACATTAAACTATCATGGAATGAGTGAACAAAAAATTATATTATTATACTGGGGAGTAACATTAATAGTGTCCGTAATAGCATTATTCCTGTTTGGAATAATATAA
- a CDS encoding Mur ligase family protein, with amino-acid sequence MNNIKTLDLAKKIEGKLYGPNKELNGTFTFLNKASKNDIVIRHWINEKGVQIALDKEISCIITQNPQEDTIKYAQEHDFPLIVTDHIEYATAYALNQSIKKYAQNAFKMSITGTNGKSTTSHLLFTIFSDLNYKTYTNTDAESEGNTLIDPRVSDELTDYYKQHGEIEAISLEVSEVQGWDDKLMKNHSYQMISALEADVAIITNASFDHMNLVESFDELLDEIEGAARALDKQDKNTLLVLNYEDTNIRKMNKAVEDNPNIKVMYFGDYDPENILDISYKENVGIYAKETLYIKYEDLPFTSAHFIQDIMAAIAVCEYKSLNKEEVIKSLKNYKPLARRFIKLRENPVIIDDFAHNPSGIQLTIENGSKLGDKLVVVNAIRGSRGEDINEEIAESLAKTLNQKEDYTLLLTCSKDVVNHLNTVLDSELQVFTATLDEHNIKYEVIENLEDALNKSLQIASPDDVILLLGAQGMDPASNILSKNNQI; translated from the coding sequence ATGAATAATATCAAAACATTAGATTTAGCAAAGAAAATTGAAGGAAAATTGTATGGTCCAAACAAGGAATTAAATGGAACCTTCACATTCCTAAACAAGGCATCTAAAAATGATATTGTAATAAGACATTGGATTAACGAAAAAGGTGTGCAAATAGCATTAGATAAGGAAATATCCTGTATAATCACACAAAATCCTCAAGAAGATACAATTAAATATGCACAAGAGCATGATTTTCCATTAATTGTGACAGATCACATAGAATATGCAACAGCATACGCATTAAACCAATCAATAAAAAAATATGCACAAAACGCTTTTAAAATGTCCATAACAGGAACCAATGGTAAATCAACAACTTCCCACCTTCTATTTACTATTTTTTCAGATTTAAATTATAAAACATACACAAATACTGATGCTGAATCAGAAGGCAACACATTAATAGATCCACGAGTATCAGATGAATTAACAGATTACTACAAGCAACACGGCGAAATAGAAGCAATATCACTGGAAGTATCAGAAGTACAAGGATGGGATGATAAACTAATGAAAAATCATTCATACCAGATGATAAGCGCATTAGAAGCAGACGTGGCAATAATTACAAACGCATCATTTGACCATATGAATCTCGTAGAATCATTCGATGAATTATTAGACGAAATAGAAGGAGCTGCAAGAGCCTTAGATAAACAGGATAAAAACACCTTACTAGTACTAAACTATGAAGATACAAACATCAGAAAAATGAACAAAGCAGTAGAAGATAATCCAAACATAAAAGTAATGTACTTCGGAGATTATGACCCGGAAAACATATTAGACATATCCTATAAAGAAAATGTGGGAATATATGCAAAAGAAACATTATACATCAAATACGAGGATTTACCATTCACATCAGCACATTTTATCCAAGACATCATGGCTGCAATAGCCGTATGTGAATACAAATCATTAAACAAGGAAGAAGTAATAAAATCTCTGAAAAACTATAAACCGCTAGCAAGACGTTTCATCAAACTAAGAGAAAACCCTGTTATCATTGACGACTTTGCACATAACCCTTCAGGAATACAGTTAACAATAGAGAACGGTTCAAAACTGGGGGATAAACTAGTAGTAGTTAATGCAATAAGAGGATCCCGTGGCGAAGATATTAATGAAGAAATCGCTGAATCCCTGGCAAAAACATTAAACCAGAAAGAGGATTACACATTATTATTAACTTGCAGTAAAGATGTGGTAAATCATTTAAACACAGTACTTGACTCAGAACTTCAAGTATTCACTGCAACATTAGATGAACATAACATAAAATATGAAGTAATAGAAAACCTTGAAGATGCATTAAACAAGTCACTACAAATAGCATCACCGGATGATGTCATATTATTGTTAGGAGCCCAGGGAATGGACCCTGCAAGTAATATTCTATCAAAAAACAATCAAATATAA
- a CDS encoding IS4 family transposase, translating into MSLCGNLLDNMGNFNSYVCDKYILDDNKFVRNRKLTQECIMKYVLWNRGRTTALEALYFMEEYWGVMDMDVSKQAISQRRMIIDPQAYIDINDDLIKAIYKRPEELKTFKGYYLTAIDGSIFDLPNYPTIREDFAIDENIDHTHHTATARVSTMVDVLNEFILSSSISNRKRGELKHALNHVDDVKSKINLRKTIIVCDRGYGSKELMLKIMKQHSHFVIRLKNSTFKEKRAKMTKNEQIIWIPLDETYIKTLKDKKLQKFAIKKEILRLRIINIQLPTGEIETLATNIYDESMTIEDFKEIYNKRWTIETNYDKLKNKLQTENFSSRRKIIIEQDFYSDIYVFNIATTVKHDVNQEIEEKRKNNNKYKYKDYQANFNIAIGIVKKELLNLLTTDIEKQQQTSMKIIKILQKHLIPIKEERKSTNREPVDYGHKFTDNNKRSF; encoded by the coding sequence ATGTCTTTATGTGGTAATTTATTAGATAATATGGGAAATTTTAATAGTTATGTTTGTGATAAATATATTTTAGATGACAATAAGTTTGTTCGTAATCGTAAATTGACTCAGGAATGTATTATGAAATATGTTCTGTGGAATCGTGGTCGTACTACTGCTTTGGAGGCTTTGTATTTTATGGAGGAGTATTGGGGTGTAATGGATATGGATGTTTCTAAACAAGCTATTTCTCAAAGGAGGATGATTATTGATCCTCAAGCATATATTGATATTAATGATGATTTAATAAAGGCAATTTATAAGAGACCTGAAGAATTAAAAACATTTAAAGGTTATTATTTAACTGCTATTGATGGTTCCATCTTCGATTTACCCAATTATCCTACTATCCGGGAGGATTTTGCCATTGATGAAAATATTGATCATACCCATCACACAGCAACTGCTCGTGTTTCCACAATGGTTGATGTATTAAATGAATTTATTCTTAGTTCAAGTATCAGCAATAGGAAAAGGGGAGAGCTTAAACATGCCCTAAATCATGTAGATGATGTAAAAAGTAAAATCAATCTTCGAAAAACAATTATAGTATGTGATAGAGGTTATGGCTCCAAAGAATTAATGTTAAAAATAATGAAACAACATTCACATTTTGTAATACGACTTAAAAATAGCACATTTAAAGAAAAAAGAGCAAAAATGACAAAAAATGAGCAAATAATATGGATACCCTTAGATGAAACATACATTAAAACTCTTAAAGACAAAAAACTACAAAAATTCGCAATAAAAAAAGAAATTCTACGATTACGTATAATAAACATACAATTACCCACAGGAGAAATAGAAACATTAGCAACAAACATATATGATGAATCCATGACCATTGAAGACTTCAAAGAAATATACAACAAAAGATGGACCATAGAAACCAACTACGACAAATTAAAAAACAAACTACAAACAGAAAACTTCTCTAGTCGCAGAAAAATCATAATAGAACAAGACTTTTACTCAGATATATACGTATTCAACATAGCAACAACAGTCAAACACGACGTAAACCAAGAAATAGAAGAAAAACGAAAAAACAACAACAAATACAAATACAAAGATTACCAAGCAAACTTCAACATAGCAATAGGAATAGTCAAAAAAGAATTACTAAACCTTCTAACCACAGACATAGAAAAACAACAACAAACATCAATGAAAATAATCAAAATACTACAAAAACACTTAATACCAATAAAAGAAGAAAGAAAATCAACAAACAGAGAACCTGTAGACTATGGACACAAATTCACAGACAACAACAAAAGATCTTTCTAA
- a CDS encoding Mur ligase family protein — MIKSCIVIGAGNAGRPVARLLNHQGVEVTLSDSKVYEEFTEIRQHMLDVLKGEGVKLELGNSNPDITGYDAIYLAPTIPKTAPIFKQIEENSIEIITRKTISDIINNILDMDKIGITGSYGKTTTTTMITNIFKKAGYKVYQCSSMKWNLVSEALVEDIVNEEYKGANLAILELPHGTLGLLGDLDLKMGVLTNLHQEHLSEFDGSMEKYIERKSLIMNISDKLVANIQCADLLTNKREDTIYFNFENNNTEIDTQKYEIKYAANYQSGQYTFKQEGSSEKTDINIDTVASYNYANLTAAIAVSLEYGISWENIKEGLALFSGVSGRMEHLGTYNGVEAYFDSSCSELSIRQALDFIKDENIIVVFGCVDSTTIRDYEESGRTVGDYANMVIATGYVEITGELHMDSALGLLNSIENDDVIKLAVCTVDEASELAMKYAKPGDDIVHLGIGGTTSYKQVKDKLLKGLEEGCKRYANN; from the coding sequence ATGATTAAATCATGTATAGTAATAGGAGCAGGTAATGCAGGAAGACCTGTTGCTAGGTTACTAAACCATCAGGGAGTAGAAGTAACACTCTCAGATTCAAAAGTTTACGAAGAATTCACAGAGATACGTCAACACATGCTGGACGTACTAAAAGGTGAAGGAGTAAAACTTGAACTAGGAAACAGTAATCCGGACATCACAGGATACGATGCAATATACCTTGCACCAACAATACCTAAAACAGCACCAATTTTTAAACAAATAGAAGAAAATTCCATTGAAATCATAACACGAAAAACAATCAGTGACATAATCAACAACATTCTCGACATGGATAAAATTGGAATAACAGGATCTTATGGAAAGACAACCACAACTACCATGATAACAAACATTTTCAAAAAGGCAGGATACAAGGTATATCAATGCTCATCAATGAAATGGAATCTTGTAAGCGAAGCACTAGTCGAAGACATAGTGAACGAGGAATACAAGGGAGCAAACCTTGCAATACTAGAATTACCACACGGAACACTAGGATTACTCGGAGACCTGGACTTAAAGATGGGTGTACTAACCAATTTACACCAGGAACACTTAAGCGAATTTGATGGCTCAATGGAAAAATATATTGAACGCAAATCATTAATCATGAACATATCCGATAAACTAGTTGCAAACATACAATGCGCAGACCTTTTAACAAATAAACGTGAAGATACCATTTACTTCAACTTTGAAAACAATAACACCGAAATAGACACACAAAAATATGAAATAAAATATGCTGCAAACTATCAGAGTGGACAATACACATTCAAACAGGAAGGATCATCAGAAAAAACAGATATTAACATAGACACAGTAGCATCATATAACTATGCAAACTTAACCGCAGCAATAGCAGTATCATTAGAATACGGAATATCATGGGAAAACATAAAAGAAGGATTAGCACTATTTTCAGGAGTAAGTGGAAGAATGGAACACCTCGGAACATACAATGGAGTTGAAGCATACTTTGACTCATCATGTTCCGAATTATCCATAAGACAAGCATTAGACTTCATAAAAGATGAAAACATAATAGTAGTATTCGGTTGTGTAGATTCAACAACAATAAGAGACTATGAAGAAAGCGGAAGAACCGTCGGAGACTATGCCAACATGGTAATAGCAACAGGATACGTTGAAATAACCGGAGAACTACACATGGATTCTGCACTAGGATTACTTAACTCCATAGAAAATGATGACGTAATAAAACTAGCAGTTTGTACAGTGGACGAAGCATCAGAACTAGCAATGAAATATGCAAAACCGGGAGATGATATAGTACACCTCGGAATAGGTGGAACAACTTCCTATAAACAAGTAAAAGACAAACTGCTGAAAGGATTAGAAGAAGGTTGTAAAAGATATGCAAATAACTGA
- a CDS encoding Mur ligase family protein gives MQITDIKQDAIFGVIGVCGVNGNLIARILSDHGFKVQATDMVNEEDCRFGSSLKNYPDINIYYGKLPEDFIKTSDYIVMPTQLIESKSKLYQDVKQQNTPIITVEDIFTLFEPASPVICITGTNGKTTTTTLLKHFAYSAGLKPCEHNLEKMQGNLADIPPLQSRLNGDLSILETGTFGYKGSLNKLISACKADVGLITNITEDHLTNSNDFLSYARVKGELVELLKNKTLIVNSDDPTIMSLLREVKYEGNLITFGIETESFRQSEKQCFCGQKVHIDEYIAGVGKYQCSCGLTYQQPDYLAKNINDEHNSFTLQTKYGNYNFHLNIQGLHNIYNAVGAIIIAREVLNIPFMEIEEYLQNFNGVNGRMNKIGTYHGKQVMVDYAHNPAGMTTVLRELKNSYDVMVNVITTSSESGLDGDHEIFSCSADYSDYIVPASYNAYHCAKDALEKGLYDNKIVLPDYMPHDKKQGTLGATTEQVLAGFNKSLDIEADLIVCTGEAAFKYKDMLIEKLNEKE, from the coding sequence ATGCAAATAACTGATATTAAACAGGATGCAATATTTGGAGTAATAGGAGTTTGTGGAGTAAACGGGAACCTAATAGCCAGAATATTAAGTGACCATGGTTTCAAAGTACAAGCAACAGACATGGTAAATGAAGAAGACTGCAGATTCGGAAGTTCACTAAAAAATTATCCGGATATAAACATTTACTATGGAAAGCTACCAGAAGATTTTATAAAAACATCAGATTATATAGTAATGCCAACACAATTAATAGAATCTAAATCAAAATTATACCAGGACGTTAAACAACAAAACACTCCTATAATAACAGTAGAAGATATATTCACATTATTTGAACCGGCAAGTCCCGTAATCTGCATAACAGGGACAAATGGAAAAACAACCACAACAACCCTACTAAAACACTTCGCATATAGTGCAGGCTTAAAACCCTGTGAACACAACCTGGAAAAAATGCAGGGAAACCTAGCCGACATCCCACCATTACAATCCAGACTAAATGGTGATTTAAGCATACTTGAAACAGGAACATTCGGTTACAAGGGAAGTTTAAACAAGTTAATCAGTGCATGTAAAGCAGATGTAGGATTAATAACCAATATCACAGAGGACCATTTAACAAACAGTAACGATTTTCTAAGCTATGCAAGAGTGAAAGGAGAACTTGTAGAATTATTAAAAAACAAAACTCTCATAGTAAACAGTGATGATCCAACAATAATGTCCCTATTAAGAGAAGTAAAATATGAGGGAAACTTAATAACTTTCGGTATTGAAACAGAATCCTTCAGACAATCAGAAAAACAATGCTTCTGTGGCCAAAAAGTACATATTGATGAATATATTGCAGGAGTAGGAAAATATCAATGCAGTTGTGGTTTAACTTATCAACAACCAGATTATCTTGCAAAAAACATTAATGATGAACATAATTCCTTCACACTACAAACAAAATATGGTAACTACAACTTTCACTTAAACATTCAGGGATTACATAACATATACAATGCAGTAGGTGCAATTATAATAGCCAGAGAAGTACTTAACATACCATTCATGGAAATAGAAGAATATCTTCAAAATTTTAATGGTGTGAACGGAAGGATGAACAAAATAGGCACATACCATGGAAAACAGGTTATGGTGGATTATGCACATAACCCTGCAGGTATGACAACAGTACTAAGAGAACTGAAAAACTCCTATGATGTAATGGTTAATGTTATAACAACATCATCAGAGTCCGGATTGGATGGAGATCATGAAATATTCAGTTGTTCAGCTGACTACTCGGATTATATTGTTCCAGCATCTTACAATGCATACCATTGTGCAAAAGATGCTCTTGAAAAAGGATTATACGATAATAAAATAGTGCTCCCAGATTACATGCCTCATGATAAAAAACAGGGAACATTAGGTGCAACAACAGAACAAGTACTGGCAGGATTCAACAAATCCTTAGATATTGAAGCAGATCTAATAGTATGTACTGGTGAAGCAGCATTTAAATACAAGGACATGTTAATAGAAAAGTTAAACGAAAAAGAATAG